The following coding sequences lie in one Mycobacterium gordonae genomic window:
- a CDS encoding RHS repeat protein, protein MQVDELGAITRFEYGFYDLLTAQIGPDGARTEYRYDRARRLIEVVNPDGLNWRYAYFADGRLQSETDFNGATTTYRYDAAGRLAEKSNAEGQSIRYTYDAVGRPVAEITGAAEGSGAFEGEVTRFRYGADGEVSEASNAHGAGTYSYDVAFRVRVAVWDGQSVTASLNAAGQLVGVGSPSGVRTEYAYDRRGVLSGLTAAGRAVGLGSDAAGWITRAEVGRARVEREFDPVGRLLNQSWTASMEGRLFLGPTPAAVERVLTGSSFGYRPDGALSVRTVDQVKTRYRLDGVGRVNAVAVGGVVAERFGYDASDNIRTAVVGASGGAELWEYRGTLLVDDGRSRYSYDRAGRLVRTVTRRLNRKAEVWHYRWDAYDRLRSVTTPDGHSWVYGYDTAGRRTRKANVGTGEAVVFAWLGDQLLEQTATVGVGAGVTTSWCYLPGAVAPLAQVHAAVEAGVDVPLRVGGAPAVSAVCEGRMSWSQPDVDRAFYALVTDHLGTPTHVIDPASARVAGRASSGLWGQTTWTGEVSTPLRFPGQYFDGETGWHYNRYRYYHPATGRYCTADPLGLAPAPNPYGYPRNPTVETDPLGLMPCKPAPLRQVLKAWVNQSFTFGNVKLLMDQKDLEHILTRHHLHYWDGSAKPVQTFFAGSPTPKELLDAISDILYDNRDMIVNFGSRQAFQIEGRVNGMDHIVGIFKGHIHQFYPVAK, encoded by the coding sequence TTGCAGGTTGATGAGTTGGGCGCCATTACGAGGTTCGAGTATGGCTTCTACGACCTGTTGACCGCGCAGATCGGGCCGGATGGTGCGCGCACCGAATATCGTTATGACCGTGCGCGCCGACTCATTGAGGTGGTCAATCCCGACGGATTGAATTGGCGCTATGCGTATTTCGCTGACGGTCGTCTGCAGTCGGAGACCGACTTCAATGGGGCGACCACGACGTACCGTTACGACGCCGCGGGCCGTCTGGCCGAGAAGAGCAATGCCGAGGGTCAGTCGATCCGCTACACCTACGACGCTGTTGGCAGGCCGGTCGCCGAAATCACCGGCGCGGCAGAGGGTTCGGGTGCGTTTGAGGGGGAGGTGACCCGCTTCCGGTACGGGGCAGACGGGGAAGTGAGCGAGGCATCCAATGCCCACGGAGCCGGGACGTATTCGTATGATGTGGCTTTTCGAGTTCGGGTGGCGGTCTGGGATGGGCAGTCGGTGACGGCGTCGTTGAACGCTGCTGGGCAGTTGGTGGGTGTTGGTAGTCCCAGCGGTGTACGTACCGAGTATGCCTACGACAGGCGGGGAGTGCTTAGCGGGTTGACTGCCGCTGGGAGGGCGGTCGGGCTGGGCAGCGACGCCGCGGGTTGGATCACTCGCGCTGAGGTGGGGCGTGCGCGGGTTGAGCGCGAGTTCGATCCAGTCGGACGGTTGCTGAACCAGTCGTGGACCGCCTCGATGGAAGGACGGCTTTTCTTGGGCCCTACTCCCGCCGCGGTGGAGCGTGTATTGACCGGCTCGTCGTTTGGTTATCGGCCTGATGGGGCGTTGAGTGTGCGCACCGTCGATCAGGTCAAGACCCGTTACCGGTTGGACGGGGTGGGCCGCGTTAATGCGGTGGCGGTGGGTGGTGTGGTGGCCGAGCGGTTCGGTTATGACGCCAGCGACAACATTCGCACTGCAGTCGTGGGGGCTTCCGGTGGTGCTGAGCTTTGGGAGTATCGCGGCACGTTGTTGGTTGATGACGGGCGTTCGCGCTACAGCTATGACCGGGCGGGGCGGCTGGTGCGGACGGTGACGCGGCGATTGAACCGTAAGGCTGAGGTGTGGCATTACCGGTGGGATGCCTATGACCGGTTGCGCAGCGTTACGACGCCGGATGGGCATTCGTGGGTTTATGGGTATGACACGGCTGGTCGGCGTACCCGCAAGGCCAACGTGGGCACTGGCGAGGCGGTGGTGTTTGCGTGGCTGGGTGATCAGCTTCTGGAGCAGACTGCGACCGTTGGGGTGGGTGCGGGTGTGACGACTAGCTGGTGTTATCTGCCGGGGGCGGTGGCGCCGTTAGCGCAGGTTCATGCGGCTGTTGAGGCGGGTGTGGATGTGCCGTTGCGTGTGGGTGGTGCGCCGGCTGTGTCGGCGGTCTGTGAGGGGCGGATGTCCTGGTCGCAACCCGATGTTGACCGCGCCTTTTACGCCCTGGTCACTGATCACCTGGGCACTCCGACCCATGTGATCGACCCGGCTAGCGCGAGGGTGGCCGGTCGGGCGAGTAGCGGGCTGTGGGGGCAGACCACTTGGACGGGAGAGGTATCGACTCCGCTGCGGTTTCCTGGGCAGTACTTCGATGGGGAGACCGGGTGGCACTACAACCGGTACCGCTACTACCACCCGGCGACCGGGCGCTACTGCACCGCCGATCCCTTGGGGTTGGCCCCGGCGCCCAATCCCTACGGCTACCCGCGTAACCCGACCGTCGAGACCGACCCATTGGGGCTGATGCCGTGCAAGCCTGCACCGTTGCGCCAAGTGCTGAAGGCCTGGGTCAACCAATCCTTTACATTCGGCAACGTCAAGCTGCTAATGGATCAAAAGGACCTTGAACATATCTTGACGCGCCATCATTTGCATTACTGGGACGGGTCCGCTAAGCCGGTACAAACATTCTTCGCGGGAAGTCCGACGCCTAAAGAACTGTTAGACGCAATTTCAGATATTTTATATGACAACCGCGACATGATTGTGAATTTCGGATCACGACAAGCGTTCCAAATCGAGGGTAGAGTGAACGGCATGGATCATATAGTTGGAATATTTAAGGGGCACATTCATCAGTTCTATCCGGTTGCAAAGTAG
- a CDS encoding RHS repeat-associated core domain-containing protein: MSWSQPDVDRAFYALVTDHLGTPTHVVDPASARVAGRASSGLWGQTTWTGEVSTPLRFPGQYFDGETGWHYNRHRYYHPATGRYCTADPLRLAPAPNPYGYPRNPTVETDPLGLMACPGEETPGSSSARSGTIWDHIKPTQPNYPGTPIPRSFELSTPNGDVWVHPNVTDHLHEVLGSYVERGIPHERSSPGGRDFLRHELFDIRIQADLSNLRRAVGHALEQGIAYDDVMVIDNWSTTFGPPRGEGLLPTLFHGNFW; encoded by the coding sequence ATGTCCTGGTCGCAACCCGATGTTGACCGCGCCTTTTACGCCCTGGTCACTGATCACCTGGGCACTCCGACCCATGTGGTCGACCCGGCTAGCGCGAGGGTGGCCGGTCGGGCGAGTAGCGGGCTGTGGGGGCAGACCACTTGGACGGGAGAGGTATCGACTCCGCTGCGGTTTCCTGGGCAGTACTTCGATGGGGAGACCGGGTGGCACTACAACCGGCACCGCTACTACCACCCGGCGACTGGGCGTTACTGCACCGCTGATCCGTTGAGGTTGGCCCCGGCGCCCAATCCCTACGGCTACCCGCGTAACCCGACCGTCGAGACCGACCCGTTAGGGCTGATGGCGTGTCCCGGCGAGGAGACGCCGGGTTCTAGTTCTGCTCGTAGCGGCACCATATGGGACCACATCAAGCCCACTCAACCGAATTATCCAGGTACGCCCATTCCGAGGTCGTTTGAATTGAGCACGCCGAATGGGGATGTCTGGGTGCACCCGAATGTTACCGATCATTTGCACGAAGTGCTAGGTTCATACGTTGAAAGAGGTATTCCACACGAGCGCTCTAGTCCTGGCGGACGTGATTTTCTCCGACATGAGCTTTTCGATATTCGAATCCAGGCAGATCTATCTAATCTCAGGCGGGCCGTCGGCCATGCGCTTGAGCAGGGCATAGCCTATGATGACGTAATGGTGATCGATAACTGGAGCACGACATTCGGACCTCCAAGAGGAGAAGGCCTCTTGCCCACACTCTTTCATGGAAACTTCTGGTGA
- a CDS encoding DUF6531 domain-containing protein, with product MAPLDVNPGELSAVGDKLSSDADGLAAALSALMGGISGVNSGHDGAGVKFGTQYINSGANVLAAGAAAIGACQRVGYGVKMSAYNYALSNAMSVPGGGQPSLSIPPCPAPARAPAMPSPFGPGVAAPVLWAVVEGFVGDLWPDGDPASMRAAARAWVGYADALSHTATDVGGRKALFAGQQLPEAELMSSAIDDLGHNVGAVADQCRRVADSLKSFAEKVEATQNAIRDLLNRLNPVSGGLVGLAVSLFQDGDPLATIKAIANDIKVVLSHMKDEADAAAWAFEQLMSGVDGVTDGLERWVSKEFPVVAPVVNGYIDIENGVIHSVAGAVQGIEGLDPSRFIYDRRGALESWKGMADTLGMALPPILAYQLATNPHGVLDRGKALIDYDDWNSDHPLRGLGRNVADVAQFFIPGVGEAKPAVTAAETSARAGETGVGLESKLGATARDGAGLVGRAGEVGGDIGARAGKVANDLDQIKAPIIEPPKPPPGPEPPTRSALPTEHPDGPSPPSQPGMPATELKPTEAEPAPHPPAEHPSEPSPVSRAEPAPAEPVHPPSPGAPHGEPAAQVHAPTQPHEAPLSERPAARGPVEPLESAHTEPPAIPHFAEAAPSDLVKPPPDTPPGASDFVVTPHSEMAPGAHPPEHAPPHLVQAHPVEPSGVPVRPPDPAPAAPHTPSVSDVPVKPGAAAGAHTAGQAAEAAKAPPVASSGAAGTRSVPSDVKSSLTDGAAYGPTDTPVGVGDRTAPAGERAPAAAGPHEGRPSEPQLLDNEHDPLTQAERDRGIADDAREPGSSNEPSDRCANGEPVDMATGEYFLPMTDIDLPGVLPLVLRRQHRSQYRRGVWFGPSWTSTFDARVVVTEDAVTTVDADGTMLAFAHPGVDSPEKPRHGRNWLLFRTTGGGYRLFSQNTQHSYHFEPKPGLNGTDLGVGVLSISAVTDRYQNRILFHYTDNGIPKAVTHSGGYRIDVHSDGTRITGYDLSSDGAGIPIRRFGYTDGDLAAVTDGCGATTTFVYDGDHQMIAWTDSLGSHYENVYDTEGRIASQQGTDGVWAGTFDFVSTADGLVSTFTDADGGQTAYEFDGDLRPRRVRDPGGRLTTTEFNRWRDPLVVTDPSGAVTRYEYTEHGDIATITDALGAVTRVQYSGPRRPIRLLREGHSPVVLTYDSDGNVIEESCDGASRRREYNRAGALVATVDEEGRRTDIVVNAAGLPTRFIDADGNATVIEYDGFGRVVASTDPRGYRTVAARDAEGRGAATGCR from the coding sequence GTGGCGCCGCTCGATGTCAACCCGGGTGAGTTGTCAGCCGTCGGCGACAAACTGTCCAGTGATGCGGATGGGCTGGCCGCGGCTCTGTCGGCCCTGATGGGCGGCATTTCGGGGGTGAATTCGGGTCACGACGGCGCCGGGGTGAAGTTCGGGACGCAGTACATCAACTCTGGCGCGAATGTTCTCGCCGCCGGAGCCGCGGCGATCGGCGCGTGTCAGCGGGTGGGCTACGGCGTCAAGATGTCGGCCTACAACTATGCGCTGAGCAATGCAATGTCCGTGCCCGGTGGGGGTCAGCCGTCATTGTCGATTCCTCCGTGTCCTGCCCCGGCGCGCGCACCTGCGATGCCGAGTCCGTTCGGTCCGGGCGTCGCGGCTCCGGTGTTGTGGGCGGTGGTGGAGGGCTTCGTCGGGGATCTGTGGCCTGACGGCGATCCGGCTTCGATGCGCGCGGCGGCGCGGGCGTGGGTGGGTTACGCCGACGCATTGAGCCACACTGCTACAGATGTCGGCGGCAGGAAGGCTCTTTTCGCCGGTCAGCAGCTGCCCGAGGCAGAGCTTATGTCCTCGGCCATCGACGATCTTGGCCACAACGTAGGCGCGGTTGCCGACCAGTGTCGGCGGGTCGCGGACTCGCTGAAGTCGTTTGCCGAAAAGGTCGAGGCCACCCAGAACGCGATTCGCGACCTCCTCAACCGGCTGAACCCGGTGAGCGGGGGCCTGGTCGGCCTGGCGGTATCCCTTTTCCAAGACGGCGATCCACTGGCGACCATCAAGGCGATAGCCAACGACATCAAAGTCGTGCTGAGCCATATGAAAGATGAAGCTGACGCCGCTGCGTGGGCGTTTGAGCAGCTCATGAGCGGTGTCGACGGGGTCACCGACGGACTGGAACGTTGGGTCAGCAAAGAGTTTCCCGTGGTGGCCCCGGTGGTCAACGGCTACATCGACATCGAGAACGGCGTGATCCACAGCGTCGCCGGGGCGGTGCAGGGCATCGAGGGGCTCGACCCGAGTCGCTTCATTTACGACCGCAGAGGCGCGCTGGAAAGCTGGAAAGGCATGGCCGACACGCTGGGCATGGCCCTGCCGCCGATCCTTGCCTACCAGCTGGCTACCAACCCGCACGGTGTGTTGGATCGGGGCAAGGCGCTGATCGATTACGACGACTGGAATTCCGATCACCCGTTGCGAGGTCTGGGCCGCAACGTCGCCGATGTCGCGCAGTTCTTCATCCCGGGGGTGGGTGAGGCCAAGCCCGCGGTTACGGCTGCGGAGACGTCAGCGCGCGCCGGGGAAACCGGAGTTGGGTTGGAGTCGAAGCTGGGGGCGACCGCCCGCGACGGCGCCGGCCTGGTGGGGCGCGCGGGGGAGGTCGGCGGCGATATCGGTGCGCGGGCCGGCAAGGTGGCCAACGACCTGGACCAGATCAAGGCTCCGATCATCGAGCCGCCTAAGCCGCCTCCCGGCCCGGAACCGCCGACGCGGAGCGCGTTGCCGACCGAGCATCCCGACGGGCCCTCGCCGCCCTCACAGCCTGGGATGCCGGCCACGGAGCTGAAACCGACCGAGGCGGAACCGGCGCCGCACCCGCCCGCTGAACACCCCTCTGAACCGAGCCCGGTATCGCGGGCGGAACCCGCACCCGCCGAGCCGGTCCACCCGCCGTCGCCGGGGGCACCACATGGCGAACCGGCGGCGCAAGTTCATGCACCTACCCAGCCTCATGAGGCGCCACTGAGCGAGCGTCCTGCTGCGCGTGGCCCCGTCGAGCCGTTGGAGTCAGCGCACACCGAGCCGCCGGCCATCCCGCATTTCGCCGAGGCCGCGCCTTCCGACCTGGTGAAACCACCCCCTGACACACCTCCGGGGGCCTCCGATTTCGTGGTGACGCCCCATTCCGAAATGGCGCCGGGCGCGCATCCGCCCGAACATGCACCGCCCCACCTTGTCCAGGCGCACCCGGTCGAGCCGTCGGGAGTACCGGTTCGCCCGCCCGATCCTGCGCCAGCCGCGCCGCACACCCCTTCGGTCTCCGATGTGCCGGTGAAGCCGGGGGCGGCCGCCGGGGCGCATACGGCGGGTCAGGCGGCCGAAGCCGCGAAGGCTCCACCGGTGGCGTCGAGTGGTGCTGCGGGCACACGCAGCGTGCCCTCGGATGTCAAGAGTTCGCTGACCGACGGTGCTGCATACGGCCCGACGGACACCCCGGTCGGCGTAGGGGATAGGACTGCACCCGCGGGTGAGCGAGCGCCGGCTGCTGCGGGCCCACACGAGGGGCGGCCGAGCGAACCGCAGCTTCTCGACAATGAACACGATCCGCTGACGCAGGCCGAGCGGGATCGCGGCATCGCCGACGATGCGCGCGAGCCGGGCAGTTCCAATGAACCGTCTGATCGGTGTGCGAACGGTGAGCCGGTGGACATGGCGACCGGCGAGTACTTCCTGCCGATGACCGATATCGACTTGCCGGGGGTGTTACCGCTGGTGTTGCGGCGTCAGCACCGGTCGCAGTATCGCCGCGGCGTCTGGTTCGGGCCGTCGTGGACGTCGACGTTCGATGCGCGGGTGGTGGTGACTGAGGACGCCGTCACCACGGTCGATGCTGACGGCACGATGCTGGCGTTTGCCCATCCGGGGGTCGATTCACCAGAGAAACCGCGACATGGCCGAAACTGGTTGTTGTTCAGGACAACTGGCGGTGGATACCGATTGTTCAGCCAGAACACCCAGCATAGCTACCACTTCGAACCCAAGCCCGGGCTCAACGGAACCGATCTGGGCGTCGGAGTGCTGTCCATCTCGGCGGTCACCGACCGTTACCAGAATCGAATCCTGTTCCACTACACCGACAACGGCATCCCGAAGGCCGTCACGCATTCCGGTGGGTACCGGATCGACGTGCATTCCGACGGCACCCGGATCACCGGGTACGACTTGAGCTCGGACGGCGCAGGCATTCCGATCCGCCGGTTCGGTTACACCGACGGTGATTTGGCGGCGGTCACCGACGGTTGTGGTGCGACAACAACTTTCGTCTATGACGGTGATCATCAGATGATCGCCTGGACGGATTCGTTGGGCTCGCACTACGAGAACGTTTACGACACCGAAGGACGCATCGCCAGCCAGCAGGGCACCGACGGGGTGTGGGCAGGCACCTTCGATTTCGTGTCCACCGCCGACGGGCTCGTGTCGACGTTCACCGACGCTGATGGCGGACAGACGGCGTATGAGTTCGACGGTGACCTGCGGCCCCGGCGGGTGAGAGATCCCGGCGGACGGCTCACGACAACGGAATTCAACCGGTGGCGCGATCCGCTGGTGGTGACGGACCCGTCCGGGGCGGTGACACGCTATGAGTACACCGAGCACGGTGACATCGCCACGATCACCGATGCGCTCGGCGCGGTGACGCGAGTGCAGTATTCGGGCCCGCGTCGCCCGATTCGGCTCTTGCGCGAGGGTCACTCGCCCGTGGTGCTGACCTACGACTCGGACGGGAACGTGATCGAGGAGTCCTGTGACGGGGCGAGTCGGCGTCGCGAGTACAACCGGGCCGGCGCTCTTGTCGCGACGGTCGACGAAGAAGGGCGACGCACCGACATCGTCGTCAACGCCGCCGGGTTACCCACGCGGTTCATCGATGCGGATGGCAACGCGACGGTCATCGAATACGACGGGTTCGGTCGGGTGGTGGCCTCGACCGATCCACGCGGATACCGCACTGTCGCGGCCCGGGATGCCGAAGGGCGGGGTGCTGCAACGGGTTGCCGCTGA
- a CDS encoding RHS repeat-associated core domain-containing protein — translation MGYGYDTAGRRTRKTNVTTGETVVFAWLGDQLLEQTAAGGGGGAGATTTWSYLPGAATPLAQIHSVASDEPGVDVPLRVGGAPAVSAVCEGRMSWSQPDVDRAFYALVTDHLGTPTHVIDPASATVAGRVISGLWGQTTWTGEVSTPLRFPGQYFDGETGWHYNRHRYYQPGTGRYVTADPLGLAPAPNPYGYPRNPTAETDPLGLMPCKAIALQNALRDWANRSFTLGSVRLLLDRRDLEHILTRHHLEYWDGSVKRTQTFFAGNPTTDELASIVAKVLRENRAVIIEHGSMESYQVSGWVHGIQYAVGIGKGHIRQLFPFEQ, via the coding sequence GTGGGTTATGGCTACGACACCGCTGGCCGGCGGACGCGCAAGACCAACGTGACTACCGGCGAGACGGTGGTGTTCGCGTGGTTGGGTGATCAGCTCCTCGAGCAAACTGCCGCCGGCGGGGGCGGCGGCGCGGGTGCCACGACCACTTGGTCCTATCTGCCGGGCGCTGCCACACCGTTGGCGCAGATTCACTCTGTTGCCAGCGATGAACCCGGTGTGGATGTGCCGTTGCGTGTGGGTGGTGCGCCGGCTGTGTCGGCGGTCTGTGAGGGGCGGATGTCCTGGTCGCAACCCGATGTTGACCGCGCCTTTTACGCCCTGGTCACTGACCACCTCGGCACTCCGACCCATGTGATCGACCCCGCTAGCGCGACGGTGGCCGGCCGAGTGATTAGCGGGCTGTGGGGACAGACCACTTGGACAGGAGAGGTATCGACTCCGCTGCGGTTCCCCGGGCAGTACTTCGATGGGGAGACCGGGTGGCACTACAACCGGCACCGCTACTACCAGCCTGGGACCGGTCGTTATGTCACCGCTGATCCCCTGGGGTTGGCTCCAGCACCGAATCCGTATGGATATCCCCGCAACCCGACCGCTGAGACCGACCCGTTAGGGCTGATGCCGTGTAAAGCAATTGCCCTGCAGAATGCGCTGCGGGACTGGGCGAACCGATCCTTCACACTTGGTAGTGTTCGATTGCTCCTAGACCGGCGCGATCTCGAACATATCCTCACTCGTCATCATCTGGAATATTGGGATGGATCGGTCAAAAGGACGCAAACTTTCTTTGCGGGAAATCCAACGACAGATGAACTTGCGAGTATCGTTGCGAAGGTATTGCGCGAAAATCGCGCCGTTATTATTGAGCATGGGTCAATGGAGTCATATCAAGTTAGCGGTTGGGTCCATGGAATACAGTATGCAGTCGGAATAGGTAAAGGACATATTCGGCAATTATTTCCATTCGAGCAGTAA
- a CDS encoding WXG100 family type VII secretion target, which yields MGSNDDAFTVDLEALDALIEHLARFTSGADSAVGHVDAFVSQMPWEGATEQAHKRWHALWRLGVGELQEGLRKIREGAKVAHTNYNGAVNTNVTMWSD from the coding sequence ATGGGCAGCAACGACGACGCATTCACCGTCGATCTCGAGGCGCTCGACGCGCTGATCGAGCACCTGGCGCGCTTCACGAGCGGCGCCGATTCCGCAGTCGGGCACGTTGACGCATTCGTGAGCCAGATGCCCTGGGAGGGCGCCACCGAACAGGCCCACAAGCGATGGCATGCCCTGTGGCGTTTGGGCGTCGGTGAACTACAAGAAGGGCTACGAAAGATCCGCGAGGGCGCCAAGGTGGCCCACACGAACTACAACGGTGCTGTGAACACTAACGTCACCATGTGGAGCGACTAG
- a CDS encoding IS3 family transposase (programmed frameshift): MPKPYPEEFRRDVVRVARERGAGVSVEQVARDFGIHQTTLNAWLRAADADEGPKSIASPDVLRENRDLKRRNRLLEQENEVLRKAAAYLARIATGKRLYSLVKELAAADAPIRVPVTVSCRVLKLHRQHYYAWLAAPITAAEYDEAYLANAIFDAHRDDPEFGYRLLFDQIDAAGHKVSERTVWKICSTNQWWCVFGKKRHGRKGLPGAPAHEDLVRRDFTASGPNRLWLSDITEHPTAEGKVYVCAVKDVWSNRIVGYSIAERMTSQLAVDAVESAVARRGGTVNGCTLHTDRGGQFRSRKLQQTLWRHHMLGSMGQVGSAGDNAAMESFFSLLQRNVLDRQRWATRDDLRIAIVTWIERTYHRRRRQARLGRLTPIEFEAIMTVAANQAA; the protein is encoded by the exons GTGCCCAAGCCCTACCCTGAGGAGTTCCGTCGCGACGTCGTTCGGGTTGCGCGCGAGCGTGGCGCTGGCGTGTCGGTCGAGCAGGTCGCCCGGGATTTCGGGATTCACCAGACCACGTTGAATGCGTGGCTTCGTGCCGCCGATGCCGACGAAGGGCCGAAGTCGATCGCGTCGCCGGATGTGTTGCGGGAGAACCGGGATTTGAAACGGCGCAACCGCCTGCTGGAGCAGGAGAACGAAGTCCTGCGCAAGGCCGCGGCCTATCTGGCG AGGATCGCTACCGGGAAAAGGCTCTACTCGCTCGTGAAGGAGCTGGCCGCCGCCGATGCCCCGATCAGGGTGCCGGTGACGGTCTCGTGCCGGGTATTGAAGCTTCACCGCCAGCACTACTACGCCTGGCTGGCCGCTCCGATCACCGCCGCCGAGTACGACGAGGCCTACTTGGCGAACGCGATCTTCGATGCCCACCGCGACGATCCCGAGTTCGGCTACCGGCTGTTGTTCGATCAGATCGACGCGGCCGGCCACAAGGTTTCCGAGCGCACGGTGTGGAAGATCTGTTCGACCAACCAGTGGTGGTGTGTGTTCGGGAAGAAGCGGCACGGCCGCAAGGGCCTGCCCGGCGCCCCGGCGCACGAGGACTTGGTGCGCCGCGACTTCACCGCGAGTGGACCAAATCGTTTATGGCTCAGCGATATCACTGAACATCCGACCGCCGAAGGCAAAGTCTACGTCTGTGCGGTCAAGGACGTCTGGTCCAACCGGATCGTCGGCTACTCCATCGCCGAGCGGATGACCTCACAGCTGGCCGTTGACGCCGTCGAATCCGCGGTCGCCCGCCGCGGAGGCACAGTCAACGGTTGCACACTGCACACCGACAGAGGCGGTCAATTTCGTTCCCGCAAACTCCAGCAGACTCTGTGGCGTCACCACATGCTCGGCTCCATGGGACAGGTCGGCTCGGCCGGGGACAACGCCGCCATGGAGAGCTTCTTTTCCCTGCTACAGCGCAACGTCTTGGACCGCCAACGCTGGGCCACCCGCGACGACCTGCGCATCGCGATCGTCACCTGGATCGAACGGACCTACCACCGCCGACGAAGGCAAGCCCGCTTGGGCCGATTGACCCCTATCGAATTCGAAGCCATCATGACCGTGGCAGCCAATCAGGCCGCCTGA
- a CDS encoding WXG100 family type VII secretion target, producing MATESGNAGPVPELSIDPAGVITAAKSIDEVNTEIEEAFKRLKREAEAVIKGSWTGAAADKVHDGWREWQDGVGKITQALDQVTGLVAQAAHRFEQSDEAN from the coding sequence ATGGCAACGGAGAGCGGCAATGCCGGCCCAGTGCCGGAGCTGAGCATCGATCCCGCCGGCGTGATTACGGCGGCCAAAAGCATCGATGAGGTGAACACCGAGATCGAAGAAGCCTTCAAGCGGCTCAAGCGCGAGGCGGAAGCCGTCATCAAGGGCAGTTGGACCGGCGCCGCCGCTGACAAGGTACACGACGGCTGGCGCGAATGGCAGGACGGTGTCGGGAAGATCACCCAGGCGCTGGACCAGGTCACCGGGCTGGTCGCCCAAGCGGCCCACCGATTTGAGCAATCCGACGAGGCGAATTAG
- a CDS encoding RHS repeat domain-containing protein, whose amino-acid sequence MPKGGVLQRVAADGTVRSWGYDGEGNCVLQVDELGAITRFEYGFYDLLTAQIGPDGARTEYRYDRARRLIEVVNPDGLNWRYAYFADGRLQSETDFNGATTTYRYDAAGRLAEKSNAEGQSIRYTYDAVGRPVAEITGAAEGSGAFEGEVTRFRYGADGEVSEASNAHGAGTYSYDVTSRVQVAVWDGQSVTASLNAAGQLVGVGSPSGVRTEYAYDRRGVLSGLTAAGRAVGLGSDAAGWITRAEVGRARVEREFDPVGRLLNQSWTASMEGRLFLGPTPAAVERVLTGSSFGYRPDGALSVRTVDQVKTRYRLDGVGRVNAVAVGGVVAERFGYDASDNIRTAVVGASGGAELWEYRGTLLVDDGRSRYSYDRAGRLVRTVTRRLNRKAEVWHYRWDAYDRLRSVTTPDGHSWVMATTPLAGGRARPT is encoded by the coding sequence ATGCCGAAGGGCGGGGTGCTGCAACGGGTTGCCGCTGACGGGACTGTGCGGTCGTGGGGTTACGACGGTGAGGGTAATTGCGTCTTGCAGGTTGATGAGTTGGGCGCCATTACGAGGTTCGAGTATGGCTTCTACGACCTGTTGACCGCGCAGATCGGGCCGGATGGTGCGCGCACCGAATATCGTTATGACCGTGCGCGCCGACTCATTGAGGTGGTCAATCCCGACGGATTGAATTGGCGCTATGCGTATTTCGCTGACGGTCGTCTGCAGTCGGAGACCGACTTCAATGGGGCGACCACGACGTACCGTTACGACGCCGCGGGCCGTCTGGCCGAGAAGAGCAATGCCGAGGGTCAGTCGATCCGCTACACCTACGACGCTGTTGGCAGGCCGGTCGCCGAAATCACCGGCGCGGCAGAGGGTTCGGGTGCGTTTGAGGGGGAGGTGACCCGCTTCCGGTACGGGGCAGACGGGGAAGTGAGCGAGGCATCCAATGCCCACGGAGCCGGAACCTACTCCTATGACGTGACTTCCCGAGTTCAAGTAGCGGTCTGGGATGGGCAGTCGGTGACGGCGTCGTTGAACGCTGCTGGGCAGTTGGTGGGTGTTGGTAGTCCCAGCGGTGTACGTACCGAGTATGCCTACGACAGGCGGGGAGTGCTTAGCGGGTTGACTGCCGCTGGGAGGGCGGTCGGGCTGGGCAGCGACGCCGCGGGTTGGATCACTCGCGCTGAGGTGGGGCGTGCGCGGGTTGAGCGCGAGTTCGATCCAGTCGGACGGTTGCTGAACCAGTCGTGGACCGCCTCGATGGAAGGACGGCTTTTCTTGGGCCCTACTCCCGCCGCGGTGGAGCGTGTATTGACCGGCTCGTCGTTTGGTTATCGGCCTGATGGGGCGTTGAGTGTGCGCACCGTCGATCAGGTCAAGACCCGTTACCGGTTGGACGGGGTGGGCCGCGTTAATGCGGTGGCGGTGGGTGGTGTGGTGGCCGAGCGGTTCGGTTATGACGCCAGCGACAACATTCGCACTGCAGTCGTGGGGGCTTCCGGTGGTGCTGAGCTTTGGGAGTATCGCGGCACGTTGTTGGTTGATGACGGGCGTTCGCGCTACAGCTATGACCGGGCGGGGCGGCTGGTGCGGACGGTGACGCGGCGATTGAACCGTAAGGCTGAGGTGTGGCATTACCGGTGGGATGCCTATGACCGGTTGCGCAGCGTTACGACGCCGGATGGGCATTCGTGGGTTATGGCTACGACACCGCTGGCCGGCGGACGCGCAAGACCAACGTGA